A genomic stretch from Hemicordylus capensis ecotype Gifberg chromosome 1, rHemCap1.1.pri, whole genome shotgun sequence includes:
- the DNAJC5G gene encoding dnaJ homolog subfamily C member 5G, whose protein sequence is MADTGRPQRKMSRAGESLYRVLGLEKGASSEDIKKAYRKLALKYHPDKNPDNPEAAEKFKEINNANTTLSDEHRRRIYDEYGSMGLYVSEQFGEESVKYYFLMSKWWFKPLMVCCGLLTCCCCCCCCCFCCGKCHPPEDEESYKYVNPEDLEAQIRAEDEGVGAIRMQPTSSASLHHTDETQSSKP, encoded by the exons ATGGCGGACACTGGTCGGCCCCAGCGGAAGATGTCGCGGGCTGGGGAGAGCCTGTACcgcgtgctggggttggaaaagGGCGCGTCCTCCGAAGACATCAAGAAGGCGTACAG GAAACTGGCTCTGAAGTACCACCCGGACAAGAACCCCGACAACCCAGAAGCAGCCGAGAAGTTCAAGGAGATCAACAACGCCAACACCACGCTCAGCGACGAGCACCGGCGGCGCATCTACGACGAGTATGGCTCCATGGGGCTCTACGTCTCCGAGCAGTTTGGGGAGGAGAGCGTCAAGTACTACTTCCTGATGTCCAAGTGGTGGTTCAAG CCGCTGATGGTCTGCTGTGGCCTcctcacttgctgctgctgctgctgctgctgttgcttctgctgcGGGAAATGCCACCCCCCTGAGGACGAGGAGTCCTACAAGTACGTCAACCCCGAGGACCTGGAGGCCCAGATCCGTGCGGAAGATGAAG gTGTTGGCGCCATCCGGATGCAGCCCACCTCCAGCGCCTCTCTGCACCACACAGATGAGACTCAGTCCTCCAAGCCGTGA